Part of the Leptolyngbya sp. BL0902 genome, TCGGGCCTGCTTTACCCCTCGATCTCGCATTCCCGTGGCCGCCAGCATATTCGATTGAATCGCCGCCGCCAGCCGTCGCCCACTTTCTGAGGCAAAGTAGGTTTCTACCCCGTTCACATCCGGGCGGCTCATGCTGATGGCGTTGGCGTGGATGCTGACAAAAATGTTGCCCCTGGCCCGATTGGCAATGTCCACGCGGCTTTGCAGATCGAGGGTGATGTCTTCGCGGCGGGTCATCACCACCACCACCCCTTGCTGCTCCAGCAGTTCGGCCACCCGCAGGGAAATCGGGAAGATCACCTGTTTTTCCTGGAGTCCGCCAATGCCGACAGCCCCCGGATCCCGTCCACCATGACCGGGATCGATCACCACCACCACCCGCTGACTGGGGATGCTAGGCATAGCAGGGGGGGCCGTGGGCTGGGTGGGCGGCACCGTCACTTGGGATGGGGGCGTCGTGGGCCGAATGGGTGGCGTTGCAGGCCGACCGGGAGGCAATACAGGAACCGTTGGTCGCACCTCACTGACCGGGGGAACTGGGGTGGGCGGCGGCGGTTCATCGGGCACAGAGCTAATGGGGACGCCGCTGGGGGGCAACAGCACCACGCCACTGGAGTTACTCAACGCTCGCCATTGCGGACTACCGGGAGCCAGACGCAGGGTAATGCGGGTGCTGGGGGGATTGGTCTCCTGCTGCACCACCTCCCAGGTACGGATGCTGTATCGAAAGTTGGGCAGGTCGCTAGGGCGCAGGGTGGTGGCAACGGCGGTGTTGGGCAGGTCAAGCACCGCTACTTGATCATCGGGGCCATTTCCAGAAAAGCGGATGGTGGGCCGGGGCGCAGTGCCGCTCATGTGCAGCAAAAATCCGTCCCCAGTGGTGGTGACGCGGTTCAGGGTGGCCGCTGCTCCGGTGCCTGTATTGCCCTGCACCTGATTGCCGCTGGGGGTAATGGTTGCTGGAGTGGCCTCCCCCGTGGGCGGGGCGGCATTGCCAGGGGCGTTAGTCGTGGATCCTGGTAGCTGCACCACCCACTGGTTAGGGCGCACCCCCTGCACCCGCACTGCCTGGGGATCAAGGCTATAACCTGGGGCAAATTCAATCACCAAGCGCGTGGTTTGGGCATCGAACTGGCCAGCCCGTACCTCGCGCACATTGCCGCCCACCGACTGCCGACGAGTGCTGCCCCCCAATTGGGTATTGGGAAGGTCAACAACAACGCGGGTGGGGTTGGCAAGCATCTGGGCAGTGGGCTGGACGCTGCCATCCGTGGTGAAGATCAGCTGATTGCTTTGGGCATCAAACCACCAGTATTGCAGCGTTGCCGCCTGGGCCGGAGCCACCACCACCAGGGCAGCCACCGCTCCCAGGGTTCCTGAAACAAGCCAGCGCGACACCATACACACAACCTTGAGATGAGCCAATCGCCAGTATAGCCACGCCAGGCCCGGATCGGTAAGCGGGGGCGGGGGACGCGATCCCCATGAACGGGCGAGGCAAAACGGGGGAAAGGCAGCGCTAGCGGCAGGCAGGCTAGAATAAGAGACTATTCCTTACCCAGTCCGTTGCCGTTTCATGTCTAGCCCTAACGCCGTTCCCGCCACCTCCGTTGACGCTGTCGCCCTTCAGGCCCTCAACGACCAACTCTCCAAACGCTACATTGAGCTGGATCCCCAGGGGTACTTCTTGATTTATCTTGACCTAGACCAGGGGCTGATCTGCGCCAAGCACTTTACCAACACCATCAACGACAAAGGGCTTGCTTGCGATCCAGAGACCGGAAAACCCCTGCCCGTGCGCGGCCCCGTAGAGCGTGTCCCCACCCAGGTCTACACAGGACGCACCGCCAAAGAGATCTGTATCGCCATTTTTGAAAACCCTAACCAGCCTTGTCCCCTAAGCTATCTGGATCACGCAGCCTACCTAGGGCGCGAGTTCATGCGGGCAGAACAGGCGTTGGTGTCCGGCCATCCCTACATTCAAGATTAGCCGCCAGGCCCAGCAGATCCCCAGGCTGCCGCAGCCCACCCTTCGGAAACCAAGCTACGTCCCTAGCTCCTCACCAACGGGAGGGGCGTTTTTTGCTCATCCTAGTCTGCTGCGTCACTCGATCCACCGCCGCTGGGGCTGAGGGGAGGCGGTGGGGCCGCCGGAGCCGGGGCCGGAGCAACTGGGGCGGGGGGTGGAGCCGGGGGTGGGGCGGGAGCCGGAGCCGGAGCCGCTACTGGAGCAGGGGGAGCCGGAGCGGGAGCGGGCGCTGGGGCGGGAGCCGGAGCCGGAGCAACGGATTCTGCGGGAGCCGGAGCCGCCACAGGGGCCGGAGCAGCAGCGGGGGCAGGAGCCGGGGATTGGCCGCTGGGGGCTGGATCGGAACGGCGGTTAGAAGCGGGGCTAGGGGCCGGAGCCGGAGTGTTATTCCCCTCACTGCGGGAGCGACTGGGGGCAGCACTATCGGCCTCTTCGCGATTGGACTCCGACCGGGCCGCAGGCTGAGCGCGACGGTTGGAGGGGGCGGGCTGATCTTCATTGGATGAGCCACCCCCAGAAGGACTGCGATCTGCAATCACTCGACCTGGCTTCACAGGCTGTAGCTCGACGGTAGCTTCTCGGCCCCCCAGGCGCGGCAACTGCGGGAATTGCTCCACCGGAATATCTTCAGTAATCTGCGACATAAACATCCGCCAAATCGCCGCTGAGGTGGTGCTGGCCCCACGGCTAGGGCTGTCGTCGTCGTTGCCCATCCACACCCCAGTGGCGAGCTGAGGAATGTAGCCAATAAACCAGAGATCTCGGTTGCGCTCGGAGGTACCCGTCTTTCCGGCAACGGGGCGACCAATATTGGCATTGCTGCCCGTGCCTCCCTCCACCACACTGCGCAGCATCCAGGTCATGATGGCGGCGGTATCGGCATCCACGGCCTGGGCGGCTCGTTGGGCTGCATCGGTAGCATAGAGCACTTCACCCTGGCTATTCAGTACCCGCCGAATGCCGTGGGCTGGCACATGGCGACCTTTATTCGCCAAGGTGCCATAGGCGCTGGTCAGTTCCAGCAGGTTCACCTCCGACGCCCCAAGGGCCAAGGAGTACGTACCCAACAGGGGCGACTCAATGCCCATCCGCTGGGCCATCTGGATCACCGGGTCAAAGCCCACATCCACTAGCAGTTTTACAGCCACGATGTTGATGGAGTTGCGCAGCGCCCTCAGCAGGTCAACGTCGCCGCTGAAGGTGCCGCCGTAGTTTTTGGGCTCGTAGCCATCCACCACGTAGCGGGCGTCGGTATAGGTCTTGTAGGGAGACATGCCCCCCGCAATGGCCGTGGCATAGACAAAGGTTTTGAAGGTGGAACCGGGCTGGCGCTGGGCCTGGGTAACGCGGTTAAACTGGCTTTCGTTAAAGTCGTTGCCGCCCACCATGGCCTTGATTTCGCCATTGCGGGGGTCTACGGCCACTAGGGCGACCTGCTCGATGCCTTGCCAACTGCTGTAGCGCTCGATAGCCTGCTCAACGGTGGCTTCAGCCTTGCGCTGCCAACTCACGTTGAGGGTAGTTTCCACCGTCAGCCCCCCCGCCGCCAGTTGTTCGGGGGTGAGCAGTTGCTCTAATTGCTTCTCGATGTAAATCGTGAAGTAGGGAAACTCGCTGAAGAGAAATTTAGGCTGATTGGGCGTGACCGCAATGTCGTCGGCAAGGGCCGTTTCGGCCTCGGTGGGGGTGATCGCCCCGGTGGCTAACATGCGTCGAATCACCCGATCCCGCTGGGCCTGGGCCGCCGCCGGATTGACCCCGGGGGAAAAGCGGCTGGGCGCGGGGGCCATCCCAGCAATCATAGCGGCCTCGGCTACAGTCAACTGCTCTAGGGGTTTGCCAAAGTAGATCCAGGCGGCGTCGGCCACCCCATAGGCCCCAGAACCCAGGTACACCAAGTTCAGGTAGCGCTCCATGATCTGGGCTTTGGTGAGATCTT contains:
- a CDS encoding N-acetylmuramoyl-L-alanine amidase, which produces MVSRWLVSGTLGAVAALVVVAPAQAATLQYWWFDAQSNQLIFTTDGSVQPTAQMLANPTRVVVDLPNTQLGGSTRRQSVGGNVREVRAGQFDAQTTRLVIEFAPGYSLDPQAVRVQGVRPNQWVVQLPGSTTNAPGNAAPPTGEATPATITPSGNQVQGNTGTGAAATLNRVTTTGDGFLLHMSGTAPRPTIRFSGNGPDDQVAVLDLPNTAVATTLRPSDLPNFRYSIRTWEVVQQETNPPSTRITLRLAPGSPQWRALSNSSGVVLLPPSGVPISSVPDEPPPPTPVPPVSEVRPTVPVLPPGRPATPPIRPTTPPSQVTVPPTQPTAPPAMPSIPSQRVVVVIDPGHGGRDPGAVGIGGLQEKQVIFPISLRVAELLEQQGVVVVMTRREDITLDLQSRVDIANRARGNIFVSIHANAISMSRPDVNGVETYFASESGRRLAAAIQSNMLAATGMRDRGVKQARFFVIRHTNMPAALVEVGFVTGAQDAPRLADPAWRETAAQAIARGILQYIQQGL
- a CDS encoding DUF4346 domain-containing protein is translated as MSSPNAVPATSVDAVALQALNDQLSKRYIELDPQGYFLIYLDLDQGLICAKHFTNTINDKGLACDPETGKPLPVRGPVERVPTQVYTGRTAKEICIAIFENPNQPCPLSYLDHAAYLGREFMRAEQALVSGHPYIQD
- a CDS encoding transglycosylase domain-containing protein; this encodes MTQSWLNRLFSHQGQVPQEASPHYAQTLPPQPRPRPSATEPATPDPDPPPRFRRPRLRDLTLPVIMVVVAVTVGGATRTYRLVQTTWDNLPNSEEALTYQRDGTITMISADGVILQKLGPASRETSSYEAIPEHVIAAFVASEDQRFYDHRGVDYLGITRAAWANLRRGNVVEGASTITQQLARIVYLSQERSVQRKAREILMAHKLEQDLTKAQIMERYLNLVYLGSGAYGVADAAWIYFGKPLEQLTVAEAAMIAGMAPAPSRFSPGVNPAAAQAQRDRVIRRMLATGAITPTEAETALADDIAVTPNQPKFLFSEFPYFTIYIEKQLEQLLTPEQLAAGGLTVETTLNVSWQRKAEATVEQAIERYSSWQGIEQVALVAVDPRNGEIKAMVGGNDFNESQFNRVTQAQRQPGSTFKTFVYATAIAGGMSPYKTYTDARYVVDGYEPKNYGGTFSGDVDLLRALRNSINIVAVKLLVDVGFDPVIQMAQRMGIESPLLGTYSLALGASEVNLLELTSAYGTLANKGRHVPAHGIRRVLNSQGEVLYATDAAQRAAQAVDADTAAIMTWMLRSVVEGGTGSNANIGRPVAGKTGTSERNRDLWFIGYIPQLATGVWMGNDDDSPSRGASTTSAAIWRMFMSQITEDIPVEQFPQLPRLGGREATVELQPVKPGRVIADRSPSGGGSSNEDQPAPSNRRAQPAARSESNREEADSAAPSRSRSEGNNTPAPAPSPASNRRSDPAPSGQSPAPAPAAAPAPVAAPAPAESVAPAPAPAPAPAPAPAPPAPVAAPAPAPAPPPAPPPAPVAPAPAPAAPPPPLSPSGGGSSDAAD